The Stenotrophomonas maltophilia genome includes a region encoding these proteins:
- a CDS encoding F0F1 ATP synthase subunit B: protein MNINFTLLAQALAFAGLIWIIATKIWPPLMNAIEERQQKIAEGLAAADRSQKDLAQAQEKVNEALKEARTKANEIIDQAHARANQIVDAARNEAITEATRQKELAQAEIDAAANRAREDLRKQVSALAVTGAEKLLKREIDANAHKALLDELASEI from the coding sequence ATGAATATCAATTTCACCCTTCTTGCGCAGGCGCTGGCCTTCGCTGGTCTGATCTGGATCATCGCGACCAAGATCTGGCCGCCGCTGATGAACGCGATCGAAGAGCGCCAGCAGAAGATTGCTGAAGGCCTCGCTGCTGCCGACCGCAGCCAGAAAGATCTGGCCCAGGCGCAGGAGAAGGTCAACGAAGCGCTGAAGGAAGCACGCACCAAGGCCAACGAGATCATCGATCAGGCCCACGCGCGTGCCAACCAGATCGTTGATGCTGCCCGTAACGAAGCGATCACCGAAGCCACCCGTCAGAAGGAACTGGCCCAGGCTGAAATCGACGCCGCCGCCAACCGTGCCCGTGAAGATCTGCGCAAGCAGGTGTCCGCGCTGGCCGTGACCGGTGCCGAAAAGCTGCTCAAGCGCGAAATCGACGCCAACGCCCACAAGGCGCTGCTCGACGAGCTGGCCTCGGAGATCTAA
- the atpB gene encoding F0F1 ATP synthase subunit A, giving the protein MAGEALTPTSYIQHHLHNLTAPVGKGEGMFWHIHVDTFLTSVLMGLVIVVAFWLGTRKATAGVPGKWQAFVEICLEFVDRQAKDTYHGKSKLVTPIAITIFFWILLMNLLKMIPADFIAKPLEWAGVHYWKPVPTADVNATLGMAISVFFLMLFFALKSKGLGGFIKEFLTAPFGKWMMPFNLILNIVEWLSKPISLAMRLFGNMFGGEIVFLLIWVLGGAGFFGAIAGGVFGLGWMLFHLLVIPLQAFIFMMLSIVYLSLSEDAH; this is encoded by the coding sequence ATGGCGGGCGAGGCTCTAACCCCTACCAGCTACATCCAGCATCACCTGCACAACCTGACCGCGCCGGTCGGCAAGGGTGAGGGTATGTTCTGGCATATCCACGTCGATACCTTCCTCACCTCGGTCCTGATGGGCCTGGTGATCGTTGTCGCGTTCTGGCTGGGCACCCGCAAGGCCACCGCCGGCGTGCCGGGCAAGTGGCAGGCCTTCGTTGAAATCTGCCTGGAGTTCGTCGACCGCCAGGCCAAGGACACCTACCACGGCAAGAGCAAGCTGGTCACGCCGATCGCCATCACCATCTTCTTCTGGATTCTGCTGATGAATCTGCTGAAGATGATCCCGGCCGATTTCATCGCCAAGCCGCTGGAATGGGCGGGCGTGCACTACTGGAAGCCGGTGCCGACCGCTGACGTCAATGCCACCCTGGGCATGGCCATCAGCGTGTTCTTCCTGATGCTGTTTTTCGCGCTCAAGTCCAAGGGCCTGGGCGGCTTCATCAAGGAATTCCTGACGGCCCCGTTCGGCAAGTGGATGATGCCGTTCAACCTGATCCTCAACATCGTCGAGTGGCTGAGCAAGCCGATCTCGCTGGCGATGCGACTGTTCGGCAACATGTTCGGCGGCGAAATCGTGTTCCTGCTGATCTGGGTGCTGGGTGGTGCCGGTTTCTTCGGTGCCATTGCCGGTGGTGTGTTCGGCCTCGGCTGGATGCTGTTCCACCTGCTGGTGATCCCGCTGCAGGCCTTCATCTTCATGATGCTGTCGATCGTGTACCTGAGCCTGTCGGAAGACGCTCACTGA
- the atpG gene encoding F0F1 ATP synthase subunit gamma produces the protein MASGREIKTKIKSVQNTRKVTRALEMVSASKIRKAQDRMKTSRPYAQAMKQVIGHLAQASTDYQHPFLVEREQVKRVGFIVISSDRGLAGGLNNNLFRKMLGEAKAWQDKGAEVDLVTIGQKASTFFRRVKVNMVGSVTHIGDVPKLESLIGVIKVMLDAFTEGKIDRVYLVYNRFVNTMVQKASFDQLLPLPPAEKQVAHHDWDYLYEPDAATVLEHVMTRYIESLVYQALLENVASEHAARMVAMKAASDNANKLIGTLQLVYNKARQAAITQEISEIVGGAAAV, from the coding sequence ATGGCAAGCGGACGCGAAATCAAAACCAAGATCAAGAGCGTGCAGAACACCCGCAAGGTGACGCGCGCCCTGGAAATGGTCTCGGCCTCCAAGATCCGCAAGGCGCAGGATCGGATGAAGACCTCGCGTCCGTACGCGCAGGCGATGAAGCAGGTGATCGGTCACCTGGCCCAGGCCAGCACCGACTACCAGCATCCGTTCCTGGTCGAGCGCGAGCAGGTCAAGCGGGTCGGCTTCATCGTGATCTCCTCCGATCGCGGCCTGGCCGGCGGCCTGAACAACAACCTGTTCCGCAAGATGCTGGGCGAAGCCAAGGCATGGCAGGACAAGGGTGCGGAAGTGGACCTGGTGACCATCGGCCAGAAGGCTTCGACCTTCTTCCGCCGCGTGAAGGTCAACATGGTCGGCAGCGTGACCCACATCGGCGACGTGCCGAAGCTGGAATCGCTGATCGGTGTGATCAAGGTCATGCTCGACGCCTTCACCGAAGGCAAGATCGACCGCGTGTACCTGGTCTACAACCGCTTCGTGAACACCATGGTGCAGAAGGCCAGCTTCGATCAGCTGCTGCCGCTGCCGCCGGCTGAGAAGCAGGTCGCTCACCACGACTGGGACTACCTGTACGAACCCGATGCCGCGACCGTGCTCGAGCACGTGATGACGCGTTACATCGAGTCGCTGGTGTACCAGGCACTGCTGGAAAACGTCGCCTCCGAGCATGCGGCACGCATGGTTGCGATGAAGGCGGCGAGCGACAACGCCAACAAGCTGATCGGCACCCTGCAGCTCGTCTACAACAAGGCGCGTCAGGCAGCGATCACCCAGGAAATCTCCGAAATCGTCGGCGGCGCGGCAGCAGTCTGA
- the atpA gene encoding F0F1 ATP synthase subunit alpha — MATTLNPSEISELIKNRIEKVKLAAESRNEGTVTSVSDGIVRIFGLADVMQGEMIELPNNTFALALNLERDSVGAVVLGDYEHLREGDVAKTTGRILEVPVGPELLGRVVNALGEPIDGKGPLGTDLTAPVERVAPGVIWRKSVDQPVQTGYKSVDSMIPIGRGQRELIIGDRQTGKTAMAIDAVINQKGTGIKCVYVAIGQKASTIANIVRKLEENGALAHTIVVAATASESAAMQYISAYSGCTMGEYFMDRGEDALIVYDDLSKQAVAYRQISLLLKRPPGREAYPGDVFYLHSRLLERAARVSEEYVEKFTEGKVTGKTGSLTALPIIETQAGDVSAFVPTNVISITDGQIFLETDLFNAGIRPAVNAGISVSRVGGSAQTKIIKKLSGGIRISLAQYRELAAFAQFASDLDEATRKQLERGQRVTELMKQKQYAPMSIANQALSIYAVNEGYLDDVPVNKLLAFEEGLHAHFANTQGELVSKVNATGGWDNDIEGAFKKGIAEFKTTGSW, encoded by the coding sequence ATGGCAACCACGCTCAACCCCTCCGAAATCAGCGAACTGATCAAGAACCGCATCGAGAAGGTCAAGCTGGCCGCGGAATCGCGCAACGAAGGCACCGTGACCAGCGTGTCCGACGGCATCGTGCGCATCTTCGGTCTGGCCGACGTGATGCAGGGCGAAATGATCGAACTGCCGAACAACACCTTCGCACTGGCCCTGAACCTGGAGCGCGACTCGGTCGGCGCCGTGGTGCTGGGTGACTACGAGCACCTGCGCGAAGGCGACGTCGCCAAGACCACCGGCCGCATCCTGGAAGTGCCGGTCGGTCCGGAACTGCTGGGCCGCGTCGTGAACGCGCTGGGCGAGCCGATCGACGGCAAGGGCCCGCTGGGCACCGACCTGACCGCTCCGGTGGAGCGTGTTGCGCCGGGCGTGATCTGGCGCAAGTCGGTCGACCAGCCGGTGCAGACCGGCTACAAGTCGGTCGACTCGATGATCCCGATCGGCCGTGGCCAGCGCGAGCTGATCATCGGTGACCGCCAGACCGGCAAGACCGCGATGGCGATCGATGCCGTGATCAACCAGAAGGGCACCGGCATCAAGTGCGTGTACGTTGCGATCGGCCAGAAGGCTTCGACCATCGCCAACATCGTGCGCAAGCTGGAAGAGAACGGCGCGCTGGCCCACACCATCGTGGTGGCCGCGACCGCTTCCGAATCGGCTGCCATGCAGTACATCAGCGCCTACTCGGGCTGCACCATGGGTGAGTACTTCATGGACCGCGGCGAAGACGCGCTGATCGTGTACGACGATCTGTCCAAGCAGGCTGTCGCCTACCGCCAGATCTCGCTGCTGCTGAAGCGCCCGCCGGGCCGTGAAGCCTACCCGGGTGACGTGTTCTACCTGCACTCCCGTCTGCTCGAGCGCGCTGCCCGCGTGTCCGAGGAGTACGTCGAGAAGTTCACCGAAGGCAAGGTCACCGGCAAGACCGGTTCGCTGACCGCGCTGCCGATCATCGAAACCCAGGCCGGCGACGTGTCCGCCTTCGTTCCGACCAACGTGATCTCGATCACCGACGGCCAGATCTTCCTGGAAACCGACCTGTTCAACGCCGGCATCCGCCCGGCCGTGAACGCCGGTATCTCGGTGTCGCGCGTCGGTGGCTCGGCCCAGACCAAGATCATCAAGAAGCTGTCCGGCGGCATCCGTATCTCGCTGGCCCAGTACCGCGAGCTGGCTGCGTTCGCGCAGTTCGCTTCGGACCTGGACGAAGCGACCCGCAAGCAGCTGGAGCGTGGCCAGCGCGTCACCGAGCTGATGAAGCAGAAGCAGTACGCGCCGATGTCGATCGCCAACCAGGCACTGTCGATCTACGCCGTCAACGAGGGTTACCTCGACGACGTGCCGGTCAACAAGCTGCTGGCGTTCGAAGAAGGCCTGCACGCCCACTTCGCCAACACCCAGGGCGAGCTGGTCAGCAAGGTCAACGCCACCGGCGGCTGGGACAACGACATCGAAGGTGCCTTCAAGAAGGGCATCGCCGAGTTCAAGACCACCGGCAGCTGGTAA
- a CDS encoding F0F1 ATP synthase subunit delta: MSQALTLARPYARAAFATARDEGAFAPWSDALAFSAHVAADPRVAALLANPELGRDDAVALLAPVSHGETYSRFLAILAESHRLPLLPEISGMFDALRAEAEHVVKATVTSAAELSAGELDAIKVALRKRFNREVDVTTAVDASLIGGAVIDAGDVVIDGSLKGKLARLQTALAN, translated from the coding sequence ATGAGCCAGGCCCTCACGCTTGCCCGCCCGTACGCCCGCGCCGCGTTCGCGACCGCGCGCGACGAAGGCGCGTTCGCGCCGTGGTCGGACGCCCTGGCGTTCTCCGCCCACGTCGCCGCCGACCCGCGCGTGGCGGCCCTGCTCGCCAACCCGGAGCTGGGTCGTGACGACGCCGTCGCCCTGCTGGCGCCGGTGTCCCACGGCGAGACCTACTCGCGCTTCCTGGCCATCCTGGCCGAATCGCATCGTCTGCCGCTGCTGCCGGAGATTTCCGGCATGTTCGACGCCCTGCGCGCCGAAGCCGAGCACGTGGTCAAGGCCACCGTCACCTCGGCCGCCGAACTGTCGGCCGGTGAGCTGGACGCGATCAAGGTCGCGCTGCGCAAGCGCTTCAACCGCGAGGTCGACGTGACCACCGCGGTCGATGCCTCGCTGATCGGCGGCGCCGTGATCGACGCCGGCGACGTGGTCATCGATGGTTCGCTGAAGGGCAAGCTGGCCCGTCTGCAGACCGCGCTCGCTAACTGA
- the atpE gene encoding F0F1 ATP synthase subunit C, translating into MYFAVLTNFAQIQSSTALAVGIMIGLAALGAGLGLAIMAGKFLESAARQPELIPVLQVRMFITAGLIDAAFIISVAVGLLLAFANPLSAAFAGAVTKALAG; encoded by the coding sequence ATGTACTTCGCCGTCCTGACCAACTTCGCGCAGATTCAGAGCTCCACCGCCCTTGCCGTCGGCATCATGATCGGCCTGGCCGCGCTGGGCGCCGGTCTGGGTCTGGCCATCATGGCTGGTAAGTTCCTGGAGTCGGCCGCCCGCCAGCCGGAACTGATCCCGGTCCTGCAGGTCCGCATGTTCATCACCGCCGGCCTGATCGACGCCGCGTTCATCATCTCGGTCGCCGTTGGCCTGCTGCTGGCCTTCGCCAACCCGCTGTCGGCTGCCTTCGCTGGCGCCGTCACCAAGGCTCTGGCCGGCTGA